The genomic DNA TTTGGGCACAGGAATGCTATATTTAGAGAAAACCTCTTTTGCACGATATTCTAATAAATCCATTAATTTAGAATATCTTTAGAAGATTTTAGAGTTTTTGGAGGGTCAAACAGATTGAGCTTTCTCGTATAAAAGCGTAACTAATTTTTCCAAAGGTAGGGGGTTGATATCCATTAGGTTTTCTTTTCCTAAATAGATACCTCTCCTGGTGATGGGAATTGATTCCCGACAATGAAGATATAATTAGGAGATTAAAAACCTGTCGGGGAGAGGAGATCAAGTGGTATGGTGAGCTAGAAAAAGGGTTTGTAGAAGAGCTGAAAAGGCTCTCAGGAGGATTTGTAGATCCAGCAACTGGGAAATTAGTAACTGCAGCAGAATTTGTAAGCTGGCTGGATCTAGAGCGTTACCCCGAGATTTTTTCTTTGTATGACTCTTTTTACGAAGGGAGAGAAATGGCGTAGAGATTTTCCAGACCTAGCAATGATAAAGATGTATTCCGTTTTTCTTCTTAGGAAAATTTAATTGGGTAAAAGAAATGTGGGCACATCTTAGAGTAGGTCAAAAGGGTGCTTTTACTGCCAGAAATAGCAAGCTTGATTCTGTAAAATATTGTATCTCCATCCGCTACTTTCTTTCTGCTCATCCTGAGCAGCTCAGAGCCTTCTTCTATAAAGTATTCGTTCGCTACTGAGTATATAATCACATCTAGCAACTCATGACTGGTGTACTTGGCGTTGTAGTTCTCAGTTGCCGGAAAATTGCCGTATATGTAGCTTTGGATAGCTTTTTTAACTTCTTTACCTATTTTCTTATTGTATGTCGGAGAGATCATGTGGATCCCATCCCATATGGTCTCGTACGGCATACAAAATATTTAATTTATACTCGGAAAAACACCTTCGGAACTACTGAATACACATCTCCAGTTATTCGAGAATGATCACATCTTTTTGTTTTGATAATTTCTTGAAATGCGGGCAGCCGGATAGCAATTTTGCGTTGTTAATTTTAGCTGCTGCGTAGATTAAACAGTCCGTTGCTGGGAGTTTAAATTCTTTCTTTAATTCAACCGCCTTCGCCACAGTCCCTCATCAATATCAATTATTCGGTAGTGTGTTTTCAAAGATTTCAAGTAATTACCTCCTCGCTTCTCTCAATATACTTTTTAGCCCCCTCTCCAAGAATGCCGCCTTTAAAAAACTCTGTTAGCGCGAAGGAATCAATCAGTAATTTCATGCTCTTCCCCCTCGTGCATCTCTTTTAGCTTTTAGTTTGGATAATGCACGGGGAACTATTTAGAACAGCAGTAAGAAGAAAGAAAAAAGTAGTAAAACTCTTCTCGTCTAGCGCAGGAAGCCAAGAAAACTATAAATACCAATTACTACAATATAATTTATCGGAAGGGTCCCACCTAGGTGTTAGAGTCTCATCCCATCCCCTCTAGCAAAGCTAGGCACCCTTCCTTTGTTTTTTTACTTACTTTCCGATTGGTCTATGTATAATGTCCGGAATGGAGCTTTTCTTCCTTTTCTTTCTGTTAAGTTATTTCTTCCCTGTAATAGGCTCTCTCTTGTTAATTTGTAGTGGAGGTTTGATTTTATAAACGAGATGAGGAAAGGCGTAGCAACCGAAAATTTCTTTTAGGTACTTGTTCTTTACACTACAATAATGGCTCTACTACAACGTGTTAAGGGCACGAGGGATTTTCTGCCTAAAGAGACGCTCGAGCGCAGGTATATAGAGCAAAAAATGCGCGAAGTATGCAAAAATTTCGGGTATAGTGAAATATCCACTCCTATTTTCGAGCATGCAGATATTTTTGTAAAGAAGAGTGGCGAAGCAATAGTCAAGCAGATGTACACGTTCAAAGACAAGTCAGGCAGGAAGCTCGCGCTCAGACCCGAGCTTACCGCGCCTGTAATGCGATTTTATATCCAAGAGCTACAAGCTCTACCAAAACCTCTAAAATTATTTTATTTCGGTAGCTGCTATCGTTACGAAGAGCCTCAAAGAGCTAGATATAGAGAGTTTTGGCATTTTGGTGCTGAGTACATCGGTGGCGGTAGAGAAAGTGAAGCTGAGGTTATTGCACTTGCTAAAGAACTCCTTGAAGCAGCAGGAGTTAAAAACTACATTCTCAGAATAGGTCATTTGGGCGCTTTAAAAGCTATACTCCAAATTTATAAAATACCTGTTTCAAGACAGCCCTCAGTTCTAAGTTTGGTCGATAAAAAGGAATTTGATTATTTGCGTGAAGAAGTGGAAGGTTACGAGGAGCTTATAAGAGTACTGACTCAAGGCTCTGCAATTTTCGAAAATCAGCAATTACTTAGAAATGTAAGAATCAAGAATTCTTTAGCTGAGCTCAAAGCGCTGCTTGATATACTACCAGCCTTCGGAGTAACTGAAAATAACTATAATATTGATTTGAGCATAGCCAGAGGCTTGGCTTACTATACGGGAATGGTATTTGAAATAGACTGCAAGGACTTAGGGGCTGAAAAGCAGCTCTGCGGGGGAGGTACTTATAGGCTTGTAGAAGTTTTAGGCGGTGAGAAAATAGCTACTACAGGCTTTGCAATAGGCTTTGATAGAGTAATGCTAGCACTTGAATTGCAAGGTGTAAAATTGCCTGAGGAGCACGTTGAAATCTATGTTGTTCCTGTAGATGGTAACGAGGTGAAGAGAAAAGCTTTTGAACTCGCTACTAAGCTACGAAAAAGCAATTTCAGTTGCGATATTGATACTATTGGTAGAAGTCTAGCTAAAAATTTAACTTACGCAGATTCGATTAAAGCTTCTAAAGTTATATTGCTTGGCGAGAACGAGTTAGCGCAAAATTCTGTGATTATAAGAGATATGGCTACAGGAATGCAAGAGAAAGTAAACGTTAATAAGGTTGTAGAATATTTGAAAGGAGCGAAATGAAGAGCGCAAGCATCTTGGGCGCTAGCAAAAAAATAGCTAAACTTGACTTTTCAGTTTTACTTCTATTAGGTATTATCTTAGCAGCAATTTTTATGCCTTTGCATAAACTAATTGCAGCTCACGGCTACGAAAACTATGCATTCGCTTTATTAAGTATTGGGTTGTTTTTGGTAACTGTTTCTGTATTTAAATTAAGAGCTAAAATTTCAGATAGATTATTCACTTGCATGCTGTTTGCAGGCGTTGCTCTAGCGCTTGCACTGCCTCCTTTGTCACTATCTTTAAATGAGCTTTTAGGCGGTATAGGAAGTTATGGAATATACCAATATTTTTTGTTAGGACTTGCAACTTTATTGATAGCGTTCGGCTTGTTCGGAGTTTACGACAGAAAGCCTTTGATGCTATTAACGCTTGGCGCATTTGTAAGCTCAGTTGTAGGTGCGCGGTATAGTACCAATGAAGCGCTCAGCTGGTTTTTCTATACAGTAATAGTACTAACTACAATTTTCTATCTAATCCATTGGGGTTGCTTTGCTCCAGAGAGGCTTGCTACCAACCCAGCCCAAGCTCTCAGCATTGCCATTATAGCGCTTTTTGGATTGGTTTTAGCGCTGCACGAACTTTTACTTCCTAGGAATGTATGGTCTGTAGGGTTTTTTGTATTAGTTCTTTACTCCAGCCCTCT from Candidatus Thermoplasmatota archaeon includes the following:
- the hisS gene encoding histidine--tRNA ligase, producing MALLQRVKGTRDFLPKETLERRYIEQKMREVCKNFGYSEISTPIFEHADIFVKKSGEAIVKQMYTFKDKSGRKLALRPELTAPVMRFYIQELQALPKPLKLFYFGSCYRYEEPQRARYREFWHFGAEYIGGGRESEAEVIALAKELLEAAGVKNYILRIGHLGALKAILQIYKIPVSRQPSVLSLVDKKEFDYLREEVEGYEELIRVLTQGSAIFENQQLLRNVRIKNSLAELKALLDILPAFGVTENNYNIDLSIARGLAYYTGMVFEIDCKDLGAEKQLCGGGTYRLVEVLGGEKIATTGFAIGFDRVMLALELQGVKLPEEHVEIYVVPVDGNEVKRKAFELATKLRKSNFSCDIDTIGRSLAKNLTYADSIKASKVILLGENELAQNSVIIRDMATGMQEKVNVNKVVEYLKGAK